The proteins below are encoded in one region of Pseudomonas putida S13.1.2:
- a CDS encoding RHS repeat-associated core domain-containing protein — protein MQTYQQAPVHTGNDALLRAYTPYGYHVVRGRPLLAFAGEAVAQAPHCYLLGNGKRGCHTVQMRFLSPDAFSPFGRGGLNAYAYCTGDPINHGDRDGHSPTRAVGQATGLVWGTVGMLSSLNKASRAIVHRSIKKAQGQPIPKEFDNASRTNNAMIFIGGLAGTVIKAPAAALALSAPFESIGAELVTGAGIGAASLAGVGKIRQLLTDMRSTYHQARLNRLPFGRLAIESIKEATGWNRIRGQESAILEPLPEKVLLVRLPAGRG, from the coding sequence ATGCAAACCTACCAACAAGCCCCAGTACACACAGGCAATGATGCCCTGCTGCGGGCATACACGCCCTATGGTTATCACGTGGTTCGGGGCAGGCCTTTGTTGGCCTTTGCCGGCGAGGCTGTTGCGCAAGCGCCGCACTGTTATCTGCTGGGTAATGGCAAACGTGGCTGCCACACCGTGCAAATGCGCTTTCTCAGCCCCGATGCATTCAGCCCGTTTGGTCGGGGAGGCCTCAATGCATACGCCTATTGCACGGGTGATCCCATCAACCATGGCGACCGCGATGGCCATTCGCCCACACGTGCAGTCGGGCAGGCCACCGGACTCGTCTGGGGAACGGTGGGGATGCTCTCGTCGCTGAACAAGGCATCCAGAGCAATAGTCCACCGTTCGATTAAAAAGGCTCAAGGGCAGCCAATACCGAAGGAGTTTGATAACGCGAGCCGTACCAACAATGCGATGATATTTATTGGTGGGCTGGCCGGTACTGTGATCAAGGCACCCGCGGCGGCGCTCGCTCTTTCAGCGCCCTTTGAGTCTATAGGGGCTGAACTGGTGACTGGGGCCGGGATAGGGGCCGCGTCTCTTGCGGGGGTGGGTAAAATCAGGCAACTGTTGACCGATATGAGGTCGACCTATCATCAAGCCAGGTTGAATAGACTGCCCTTCGGTAGGTTGGCAATTGAGTCCATCAAGGAAGCTACGGGGTGGAATCGAATACGCGGCCAGGAGTCGGCCATCCTCGAGCCGTTGCCAGAAAAAGTATTATTAGTTCGCCTGCCTGCCGGCAGGGGATGA
- a CDS encoding imm11 family protein — protein sequence MSENEENYYVISYNSTEAGCPVSMAGFFNCQKFEWDPYESNPEKLDIKHHYSLELTSLDLDLDLDFGSLDFDFYQVGAIYVSKKFLDVCDSVGAKYRAVPFDLKSGNKIRQGEFFIFLPGESLAAMDKERSIYEVSKDIESGLIINSPLYPGSVSIDKIDLFVVSKSVKSDIFRCQETLELFCSERFLLAASDLKGISFGKVDSFYKYDPWAELDEL from the coding sequence GCTATAACTCGACGGAGGCAGGATGTCCTGTGAGCATGGCAGGTTTTTTCAATTGCCAGAAATTCGAATGGGATCCCTATGAATCGAATCCTGAAAAGTTGGATATAAAGCATCACTATAGTCTTGAGTTGACGAGTTTGGATTTGGATTTGGATTTGGATTTTGGAAGTTTAGATTTCGATTTTTATCAGGTCGGCGCTATATATGTTTCAAAAAAATTCTTAGACGTTTGCGATAGTGTGGGTGCCAAGTACAGGGCTGTTCCCTTTGACTTGAAATCTGGAAACAAAATAAGACAGGGTGAATTTTTTATTTTTCTTCCGGGCGAAAGCTTGGCGGCGATGGATAAAGAGCGCTCCATATACGAAGTGTCAAAAGATATTGAGAGCGGCCTCATAATAAATAGTCCGCTTTACCCTGGCTCAGTGAGTATTGATAAAATAGATTTGTTTGTTGTTTCTAAATCTGTAAAAAGTGATATTTTTCGTTGCCAAGAGACGCTGGAGTTATTTTGTAGTGAGCGGTTCTTGTTGGCGGCAAGTGATTTAAAGGGGATTTCGTTTGGCAAGGTGGATAGTTTCTATAAGTATGATCCATGGGCGGAGCTTGATGAGCTCTAA